The Cellulomonas sp. S1-8 genome has a window encoding:
- a CDS encoding cation-translocating P-type ATPase: MTSTAPDLTDDRPHAEDPTAVLDRLGTTADGLTSDEAAVRLEAVGPNRLATPPRPHVVLRFLGHFDDVLIYILLAAAVLKAFLGDWVDFTVILVVALVNALVGFLQEGQAERALDGIRTMLSLTATARRDGQWADLDAATLVPGDVVRVRPGDKVPADVRLVASTNLQVDESALTGESVPASKGVEAVGADAGVGDRSSMLFSGTIVAAGTGLGVVTTTGARTEIGRIQSLIADVDHLDTPLKQQLGRLGTLLSRGILVMAFVMLVVGRVLHDFALPDLLSAAIGFAVAAVPEGLPALVTITLALGVQQMARQHAITRKLPSVEALGSVTTICSDKTGTLTKNEMTARTVVTAEHVYGVEGLGYEPTGGVTLDGSAAAPADHGDLDALLRAGAICNDALVVADDAGRWGVVGPPTEGALVTLALKADVDTSAVHRVADVPFESANKLSATLDRLPDGALRVHVVGAPDRLLDRSTTQRDATGAPVPLDRAHWERTIDELGGQGLRVLAAAERPAAPGTAHLALGDVDTGLTFLGLVGIVDPPRPEVVAAIADCHRAGIAVKMITGDHAGTAVAIARELGIVPPGQEVRALTGAELEAMTQEELRGCVRDVDVYARASPEHKIRIVRALQSHGEVVAMTGDGVNDAPALTRADIGIAMGIKGTEATKEAAEIVLADDNFATIERAVEEGRRIYDNIRKSVVFLLPTNGAQSLVILVAVLFGLALPLSPVQILWVNLVTAVTLSLALAYEPAEPGIMDRPPRSPKEPVLSRPSLVVVVWASLLIGGATLGVYLLERGFGEGDGVARTSAVAMLVLGQMAFLFSCRFLGSSSLTWRVLVGNPVVWIAVGSLLVLQLVFTYAPFMNAWFESAPIGPRDWGLAFVLAIVVFLLCELGKVVARRVTA; this comes from the coding sequence ATGACGAGCACGGCTCCCGACCTCACCGACGACCGCCCCCACGCCGAGGACCCCACCGCGGTCCTCGACCGCCTCGGCACGACCGCCGACGGGCTGACGTCCGACGAGGCCGCGGTCCGGCTGGAGGCCGTCGGGCCCAACCGGCTGGCGACACCGCCGCGCCCGCACGTCGTCCTGCGCTTCCTGGGGCACTTCGACGACGTGCTCATCTACATCCTGCTGGCCGCGGCCGTGCTCAAGGCGTTCCTGGGCGACTGGGTCGACTTCACCGTCATCCTCGTCGTCGCGCTGGTGAACGCGCTCGTCGGCTTCCTGCAGGAGGGGCAGGCCGAGCGCGCGCTGGACGGCATCCGCACCATGCTGTCGCTGACGGCCACCGCGCGGCGCGACGGGCAGTGGGCGGACCTCGACGCCGCGACCCTCGTGCCCGGCGACGTCGTGCGGGTGCGCCCGGGCGACAAGGTGCCCGCGGACGTCCGGCTCGTGGCCTCGACGAACCTGCAGGTCGACGAGTCCGCGCTGACGGGCGAGTCCGTGCCCGCGAGCAAGGGCGTCGAGGCCGTCGGCGCCGACGCGGGCGTCGGGGACCGCTCGAGCATGCTGTTCTCCGGCACGATCGTCGCGGCGGGCACCGGCCTGGGCGTCGTGACGACGACGGGTGCGCGGACGGAGATCGGGCGGATCCAGTCGCTCATCGCCGACGTCGACCACCTCGACACCCCGTTGAAGCAGCAGCTCGGCCGCCTGGGCACGCTGCTCTCGCGCGGGATCCTCGTCATGGCGTTCGTGATGCTCGTCGTCGGGCGCGTCCTGCACGACTTCGCGCTGCCGGACCTGCTGTCGGCGGCCATCGGGTTCGCCGTCGCCGCCGTGCCGGAGGGCCTGCCTGCGCTCGTGACGATCACGCTCGCGCTCGGCGTGCAGCAGATGGCCCGGCAGCACGCGATCACCCGCAAGCTGCCGTCGGTCGAGGCGCTCGGGTCGGTCACCACCATCTGCTCGGACAAGACCGGCACGCTGACGAAGAACGAGATGACGGCCCGCACCGTCGTCACCGCCGAGCACGTCTACGGCGTCGAGGGCCTGGGCTACGAGCCGACCGGCGGCGTGACCCTCGACGGGTCCGCCGCCGCACCCGCGGACCACGGCGACCTCGACGCGCTGCTGCGTGCCGGCGCGATCTGCAACGACGCCCTGGTCGTCGCGGACGACGCGGGCCGCTGGGGCGTCGTCGGGCCGCCCACCGAGGGCGCGCTGGTCACGCTCGCGCTCAAGGCCGACGTCGACACCTCCGCGGTGCACCGCGTCGCGGACGTGCCGTTCGAGTCGGCCAACAAGCTGTCGGCCACCCTGGACCGCCTGCCCGACGGTGCGCTGCGCGTGCACGTCGTCGGCGCCCCGGACCGGCTCCTGGACCGCTCGACGACGCAGCGCGACGCCACCGGCGCCCCTGTCCCGCTGGACCGCGCGCACTGGGAGCGCACGATCGACGAGCTCGGCGGGCAGGGGCTGCGCGTGCTCGCCGCGGCCGAGCGGCCCGCCGCACCCGGGACGGCCCACCTCGCGCTGGGGGACGTCGACACGGGCCTGACGTTCCTGGGGCTCGTCGGGATCGTCGACCCGCCGCGCCCCGAGGTCGTCGCCGCCATCGCCGACTGCCACCGCGCGGGCATCGCCGTGAAGATGATCACGGGCGACCACGCCGGCACGGCCGTCGCCATCGCCCGCGAGCTCGGCATCGTGCCCCCGGGGCAGGAGGTCCGGGCGCTCACGGGCGCCGAGCTCGAGGCGATGACCCAGGAGGAGCTGCGCGGCTGCGTGCGGGACGTCGACGTGTACGCCCGCGCGAGCCCCGAGCACAAGATCCGCATCGTGCGTGCCCTGCAGTCGCACGGCGAGGTCGTCGCGATGACCGGCGACGGCGTCAACGACGCGCCGGCGCTGACCCGCGCGGACATCGGCATCGCCATGGGCATCAAGGGCACCGAGGCCACCAAGGAGGCCGCCGAGATCGTCCTGGCGGACGACAACTTCGCGACCATCGAGCGGGCCGTGGAGGAGGGGCGCCGGATCTACGACAACATCCGCAAGTCGGTGGTGTTCCTGCTGCCCACCAACGGCGCGCAGTCCCTCGTCATCCTCGTCGCCGTGCTGTTCGGCCTCGCGCTGCCGCTGAGCCCCGTGCAGATCCTGTGGGTCAACCTCGTCACCGCCGTCACCCTGTCGCTGGCGCTGGCGTACGAGCCCGCCGAGCCCGGGATCATGGACCGCCCGCCGCGCTCACCGAAGGAGCCGGTGCTGTCGCGGCCCTCGCTCGTGGTCGTCGTGTGGGCGTCCCTGCTCATCGGCGGCGCGACCCTGGGCGTCTACCTGCTGGAGCGGGGGTTCGGCGAGGGCGACGGCGTCGCGCGGACGTCCGCGGTCGCCATGCTGGTCCTCGGCCAGATGGCGTTCCTGTTCTCCTGCCGGTTCCTCGGGTCGTCGAGCCTCACGTGGCGGGTGCTGGTGGGCAACCCCGTCGTGTGGATCGCCGTCGGCTCGCTGCTGGTCCTGCAGCTCGTGTTCACGTACGCGCCGTTCATGAACGCGTGGTTCGAGTCCGCGCCGATCGGGCCGCGGGACTGGGGGCTGGCGTTCGTCCTGGCGATCGTCGTCTTCCTGCTGTGCGAGCTGGGCAAGGTCGTCGCGCGGCGCGTGACCGCCTGA
- a CDS encoding VOC family protein, producing the protein MDLLIHYTFLPTDDPEASLAFYRDVLDFEVRNDVGYGDMRWITVGPPAQPQTSIVLHPPAADPGITDDERRTIAELMAKGSYASVVLATSDVDAVFDTVQAAGAEVVQEPMDQPYGTRDCAFRDPAGNMVRINQLP; encoded by the coding sequence ATGGACCTTCTCATCCACTACACGTTCCTCCCGACCGATGACCCCGAGGCGTCGCTGGCGTTCTACCGCGACGTCCTCGACTTCGAGGTGCGCAACGACGTCGGCTACGGCGACATGCGCTGGATCACCGTCGGGCCGCCGGCGCAGCCGCAGACGTCGATCGTCCTGCACCCGCCGGCCGCGGACCCGGGCATCACCGACGACGAGCGGCGCACGATCGCCGAGCTCATGGCGAAGGGCTCGTACGCGTCGGTCGTCCTGGCGACGTCGGACGTCGACGCCGTGTTCGACACGGTGCAGGCGGCCGGCGCCGAGGTCGTCCAGGAGCCGATGGACCAGCCGTACGGCACCCGCGACTGCGCGTTCCGCGACCCGGCGGGCAACATGGTGCGCATCAACCAGCTCCCGTGA
- a CDS encoding helix-turn-helix transcriptional regulator, whose amino-acid sequence MITDVDARLRELRSMRTVRDRIDRDYAQPLDVEALARGAHMSAGHLSRQFRAAFGESPYAYLMTRRIERAMTLLRRGDLSVTEVCFAVGCSSLGTFSTRFSELVGISPSEYRRIAAGDGAGIPSCVAKQVMRPQRNRSGSEKHREVRPS is encoded by the coding sequence ATGATCACCGACGTCGACGCGCGCCTGCGCGAGCTGCGGTCGATGCGGACCGTGCGCGACCGCATCGACCGCGACTACGCGCAGCCGCTCGACGTCGAGGCGCTCGCGCGCGGCGCGCACATGTCCGCCGGGCACCTGAGCCGGCAGTTCCGTGCCGCCTTCGGGGAGTCGCCGTACGCGTACCTCATGACGCGGCGCATCGAGCGGGCCATGACGTTGCTGCGGCGCGGCGACCTGTCGGTCACCGAGGTCTGCTTCGCGGTCGGGTGCTCGTCGCTGGGGACGTTCAGCACGCGGTTCTCCGAGCTCGTCGGCATCTCGCCGTCGGAGTACCGCCGGATCGCGGCGGGCGACGGTGCGGGCATCCCGAGCTGCGTGGCCAAGCAGGTGATGCGGCCGCAGCGCAACCGGTCAGGATCCGAGAAGCACCGCGAGGTCCGGCCCTCCTAG
- a CDS encoding hemolysin family protein — MWVLTLLLGVLVVLAITAATAYFVAQEFGYMSVDRSRLAARAESGDEGARKALGVTRRTSFMLSGAQLGITVTGLLVGYVAEPLIGESLGEALGMVDVPTGVGIAVGTVLALLFSTLVQMLFGELFPKNLAIARPEATAVRLATSTVWYLRAFGWLIRVFDAASNALLKVLGIEPVHDVEHSATARDLEHIVAGSPDLPRDLSVLLDRILDFPQRDVEHAMVPRSRVDTVSPGTTVTRLRELMSDGHSRYPVLDAESVTGVVHLPDVLRCTDPAATAAGLQRPAALVPESMPLPDAVRLLLGSQNQLAVVIDEYGGFAGALSLEDAAEELVGEIHDEHDPMDTADATLQDDGSWVVAGDVHIDEVERALGVDLPRDDYETIAGLTIDAHGALPPQGTVVEVPLPADPAHLADAEAPPDLVLRIEVLEVDRHVPARVRLSVAPAPPPGDGDDTRAHDADDSHDDEEADR, encoded by the coding sequence ATGTGGGTCCTCACCCTCCTGCTGGGTGTGCTGGTCGTCCTGGCGATCACCGCCGCGACCGCGTACTTCGTCGCGCAGGAGTTCGGGTACATGTCCGTCGACCGCTCGCGTCTGGCGGCGCGCGCCGAGTCCGGTGACGAGGGTGCGCGCAAGGCGCTGGGCGTCACGCGCCGCACGTCGTTCATGCTGTCCGGCGCGCAGCTCGGCATCACCGTCACCGGCCTGCTGGTCGGGTACGTCGCCGAGCCGCTGATCGGCGAGTCCCTGGGCGAGGCCCTCGGCATGGTCGACGTGCCGACGGGCGTCGGCATCGCCGTCGGCACGGTGCTCGCGCTGCTGTTCTCCACGCTCGTGCAGATGCTGTTCGGCGAGCTCTTCCCCAAGAACCTGGCCATCGCGCGGCCGGAGGCCACGGCGGTGCGGCTCGCGACGTCGACCGTCTGGTACCTGCGGGCGTTCGGCTGGCTCATCCGCGTCTTCGACGCCGCGTCGAACGCGCTGCTCAAGGTGCTGGGGATCGAGCCCGTGCACGACGTCGAGCACTCCGCGACGGCGCGCGACCTCGAGCACATCGTGGCCGGCTCCCCCGACCTGCCGCGGGACCTGTCCGTGCTGCTGGACCGGATCCTGGACTTCCCGCAGCGCGACGTCGAGCACGCCATGGTGCCGCGCTCGCGCGTCGACACCGTGAGCCCGGGCACGACCGTCACGCGGCTGCGTGAGCTCATGTCCGACGGCCACTCCCGCTACCCGGTCCTCGACGCGGAGAGCGTCACCGGCGTCGTGCACCTGCCCGACGTGCTGCGGTGCACCGACCCGGCCGCGACCGCGGCGGGCCTGCAGCGCCCGGCCGCGCTCGTGCCGGAGTCGATGCCGCTGCCCGACGCGGTCCGGCTCCTGCTCGGGTCGCAGAACCAGCTCGCCGTCGTCATCGACGAGTACGGCGGGTTCGCCGGTGCCCTGTCCCTCGAGGACGCCGCCGAGGAGCTGGTCGGGGAGATCCACGACGAGCACGACCCGATGGACACGGCCGACGCGACGCTGCAGGACGACGGCTCGTGGGTCGTCGCGGGCGACGTGCACATCGACGAGGTCGAGCGGGCCCTGGGCGTCGACCTGCCGCGCGACGACTACGAGACCATCGCGGGTCTCACGATCGACGCGCACGGCGCCCTGCCCCCGCAGGGCACGGTCGTCGAGGTCCCGCTGCCCGCCGACCCGGCGCACCTGGCCGACGCCGAGGCGCCGCCGGACCTGGTGCTACGCATCGAGGTGCTCGAGGTCGACCGGCACGTGCCCGCGCGCGTCCGGCTGAGCGTCGCCCCGGCACCGCCGCCCGGTGACGGTGACGACACCCGGGCGCACGACGCCGACGACAGCCACGACGACGAGGAGGCGGACCGATGA
- a CDS encoding hemolysin family protein: MSNPGVLVAVTAVIIALSAFFVAVEFAMLAARRHRFEDLAATSRNARAALRSSHELTVLLAGAQLGITACTLALGALTKPAVHHWLTPVFESWGLPAIAVDVAGFVLALIIVTFLHLVIGEMAPKSWAIAHPETSALLLAVPMRAFMWATRPVLRVLNEMANAMLRRLGVEPVDEMSAGTDPASLRHLLEHSANVGALDAAFSAQLSQALELQRMTVEDLAHPASVPVTVPTDATVADVQRASLDSGHLRILVGDGRVTGVVHVRDTLTSAPDDPAAPFVRPVYELAAGTRVATAFAGMREGRHHLAVVTGGERTLVVTLADVVERLLPQATRAATV, from the coding sequence ATGAGCAACCCCGGGGTCCTGGTGGCCGTGACGGCCGTGATCATCGCGCTGTCCGCGTTTTTCGTCGCCGTCGAGTTCGCGATGCTCGCCGCCCGCCGGCACCGGTTCGAGGACCTGGCGGCCACGAGCCGCAACGCCCGCGCGGCGCTGCGCAGCTCGCACGAGCTGACGGTCCTGCTCGCCGGTGCGCAGCTCGGCATCACCGCCTGCACGCTGGCGCTCGGTGCGCTCACCAAACCGGCCGTGCACCACTGGCTGACGCCGGTCTTCGAGTCCTGGGGCCTGCCGGCCATCGCGGTTGACGTCGCCGGGTTCGTGCTCGCGCTGATCATCGTGACGTTCCTGCACCTCGTGATCGGGGAGATGGCCCCGAAGTCGTGGGCCATCGCGCACCCCGAGACGTCCGCGCTGCTGCTCGCGGTGCCCATGCGCGCGTTCATGTGGGCGACCCGGCCCGTCCTGCGGGTCCTCAACGAGATGGCCAACGCGATGCTGCGGCGCCTGGGCGTCGAGCCGGTCGACGAGATGTCCGCCGGCACCGACCCCGCGTCCCTGCGCCACCTGCTGGAGCACTCGGCGAACGTGGGGGCGCTCGACGCCGCGTTCTCGGCGCAGCTCTCGCAGGCCCTCGAGCTGCAGCGGATGACCGTCGAGGACCTGGCGCACCCCGCGTCGGTGCCCGTCACGGTGCCGACGGACGCGACCGTCGCCGACGTGCAGCGCGCGTCCCTCGACAGCGGCCACCTGCGCATCCTCGTCGGCGACGGCCGGGTCACGGGGGTCGTGCACGTCCGCGACACGCTGACGAGCGCGCCCGACGACCCGGCGGCGCCGTTCGTCCGGCCGGTGTACGAGCTGGCGGCGGGCACGCGCGTCGCCACCGCGTTCGCCGGGATGCGCGAGGGTCGGCACCATCTGGCCGTCGTCACGGGCGGTGAGCGCACGCTCGTCGTGACGTTGGCGGACGTCGTCGAGCGGCTGCTGCCGCAGGCCACGCGCGCCGCCACGGTCTGA